AGGCTCTAAATAAAATTATACAAATTGTATATAAAAACAAAGAGCCAACAACCCAAAGGTCATTGGCAAAAGTAAAATTTTTATGTAAAACAGGAATCCATTATAAAAATGATTATACACCATCTGACAAGGGTTTATAATTTAATTGTGTAAATTTATTATCCCTTATCCTTCTTATCATTTTCATAATCTTTTCCTCCTATCATTTTAATTTGTTTTTTGATAAATCTATTATAGCAGAAAAATAATCTAAAATCAATATATCAAATATATAAGTTTTAAATGTTATCATTAATAAAATTAATCTTTTAGCTTTTATAATCTTTTATTTTACAATTTCAAAATCAACTAGTATTGGCAAATGATCTGAAAGCTGAGTTTGTATAACTTCATAACTTTTTACTTTTATTTCCTTTGAACAAAGTATAAAGTCAAGTTCCCGCTTTGGATTCCAGCTCGGAAAAGTTGGATCTTTCCTTATGTTTATATTTTGCAGGTTAGAAGCCTGTAAAAACATTTCAATTTCCTCTTCTCCCCAGAACACATTAAAATCTCCAGCGACTATAACTGGCTTTTTGCAGTTTTTCACAAAATTGTAAAGCTGTACAATCTGTTTCTGTCTCGTTTTTCCACCAAGTGCCAAATGAACTAGAAACACCACAATATCTTCCGTTTCCACCTCAATAATTAATTTTTTCATTCCAATATCCAGATAATGAAATTCTTCCCGTAAAACAGGTTTTTTAGAAAGTATCGCATTTCCTTGCTTTCTTACCATTGGAAATTTCATATAGTTGGAATCTTCCTCATATTTGTACTGATAAACATTATTATTTCTAGTAATTCTTCCAAGAAGTGTAGCCTGATTTTTGCTATACATTCTAAATGAACCAAGATCAACTTCTACAAGTCCCACAATGTCAGGCTTATATTTATTAATAAATTTCCCAATCCGATAAACATGCCTTACAGAACGTCCCAAATACCCTCGCATATGTTTAAACGGCTGATTCAAATATTTTCCAGTCCCGTATCGAATATTATACAAAAGAAATTTCATTTCTCCTCACTTCTCTTTCCCATATTTACAAAATTATATTATAAATTCAAACCTCTTTATAACAATTCCAGTTTAAAACAAAAGTGGAAAACTAGACTCCGTCTATAGGCAATCCATTGCTTTTTTCACATCTTTAATCCAATTTTTAAGTTGAGTGATTAATACTGAATATTTATTTTTTTACTATCCCAACTCCATCTCCAAACGGAAGCAGTACAAAATTATACTCTTCATTTAGCTTTTCTATAAACTCTTTGAGCCTTTTTGCAATTGTCTTATATCTTTTTGGAATTTCTTCCTTATCTGTTGCAACCAGTCCACGAAACATTAGATTATCAATAAAAATAATTCCATTTTCATTGAGAAGTTCATAGCTCATTTCAAAAAACTTCAAATACTGACCTTTTGACGCATCAATAAAAATAAAATCATATTTCACATTCTTATCAAGTTTCGGAATTTCTTCCAAAGCATCTCCAAAAATCATCTTATTCTTTTCAAATAATCCAAGTTTCTCAAAATTTTCCACAGCTTTTCCATAACGAATTTCATCAATTTCCATTGTTGTCAAAAACCCGCTATTTTCATTAGCGATTTGTGCCAAAAATAGCCCCGAATAGCCTGTCGCTGTACCAATTTCCAAAATATTTCGAGCCTTTATATTTCTAGCAGTAAAAATCATATAATTTAGCACTTCATCTGTAATAATCGGCACATTTTCATCTAAACTTTCGTTTTTTATATCCTGTATAATTTCATTCCTTATTTTAAACAAATTCTGTGCATATTTCGATGATTCTATAAAATTTTCTATCATAAATTTTCCTTTTTTCTTTTATTGTATATTGACATTCATTTAAAACTAAACCTCCAAAATTTTAGCGGCATGTCTGTAATCTTTGAGTCAAATTTTAAACTATCTTTGCTATAATCTAAATTATTTTAGAAAAACCAAACAATTTATTCCCCTTTTTTAAAAATATACATTTTATTTATTCACTTATAAGAAGCCTTTCCTCCCCTTTGCTAAGAACAGTTCCTAATAAATCCTGTATTTTAATAAAGAATAGCATTTTTGTGTTAAATCTAAAATTCCAGTTTCCAACTTTAATTTTTTATATTTTTAATTTAATATTTACAGCATTTCCCCCATTTTAAAAATAGGCAGCATAACTGAAAATACAATAAGCCCAATAATTACTCCGATAAAAATTATCGAAAGCGGCTCAAACATTTTTAAAAACCATTTTATTTTCTCGCTAACTTTTTCGTAATAAATTTCATTCAAATTAAAAAATGATATTTTCATTTCGCCGGTCTTTTCTCCAATTGCAAGGAAACTTACGTATTCATTATCAAAAAAAGTCGTATTTTTAAAGGATTTTTGAATACTCTCACCCTTTTCTATTTTCAAAATAATTTTTTTCAGTTCCTCATTTAAAATATAACTTTTGGAATTTGTACACATTTTTAAGGATTGAATCAATGGAACATTGGCATCTGTCAGAGAGTACATATTTCTTGTAAAATTCAATATGCAAATATTTTTATACATTTGCCCAATCAGTTTCATTTCTAAAAAAATTTTTTCAAAATTCTTTTCATTTTTTCCTTTCCAATTTTTTAATCCAAAAAATAAAAAAATTATGGCAATTAAAAGAAAAATACCATATTTATCCGTTATTTTACTAATATTTATAACAATTTGCGTAACTTCTGGCAATTCCTGACCAATATCAGAATAAATTACCACAAATTTAGGCACTACAAATTTTAACAGTATGAATACAATAATTAACGCTGTAATTATAACTGTTACTGGATAAATGCTCAAATTTTTCACATCTTTTTTTATTTTCTGATTAAACTCGTACTTTTCATACAGATTCTTAAAAACTATTTCCAAATTTCCAGTTTCTTCCCCAATTTTAATCATTTCCATAAATTCCTTATTTGCAGTAATCTTTGAAAAAGCCCTATGAAGAGAAACTCCCTTTTCAATTTGCTGTTTTGTACCAATTATCTTACTTTTCAAATCTCCACTATAATTCTGTGCAACAATTTCAAGTGTATCAATTAGTGAAATTTTACCATTTAATAAATAATATACACTTTTAGTAAATGATAACAATTCCTTTTCATTAATTCCACTTTTATTATTCTTTGCAATATTTATCATTTTAATTAATCCCCCCTTGATTAATTACAATCAATCATTATTTTTTACTGTTTTCCAACGCGATTTTTCCCAATGCAATCGATCCGATAAATCCAGCTTCATCCCCAAGTCCTGGATAAACAACATAATCTTCAATTTTTTCTAAAATTTCCTCTTTTTGAACATAACCGTTTAAAAATTCCAGTACATATTTTCTAATTAATGGAAACAATTGCTGCTGTTTCATAACTCCCCCACCCATAATTATTTTTTGTGGAGATAAAATTAAAGTGTAGTTTACAACAGCCTGAGCCAAGTAATATGCTTCCATGTCCCAAACTTCATCCCTATCGGCAAGTTCAAATCCTTTCTTACCCCATCTGTCCTCTATTGCAGGCCCTGCCGCCATTCCTTCCATACAGTCCTTATGGAAAGGGCATCTTCCTTCAAATTTATCGTCTTTATGTCTTTTCAAGAATATGTGTCCCATTTCAGGATGAGTCAATCCTTGAAGCATTTTACCATCAACAACTGCTCCAGCCCCAATTCCAGTTCCAACAGTAATATACATAACATTTTTCAAATTTTCTCCAGCACCCCACCAGCTTTCCGCAAGCGCCGCTCCATTTACATCAGTATCAAATTCCATTGGAACATCATAATGTTTTTTCAACTCTCCTATCAAATCATAATCGCTCCAGTAAGGCTTTGGAGTTTTTGTAATATATCCGTAAGTTTTAGAGCCTTTTACAGGATCAATCGGTCCAAAGCTCCCAACACCCATTACATCAAATTCCTTGTCTTTAAAATATTCAATAACTTGTGCCATTGTTTCTTCAGGAGTTGTAGTTGGAATACTTACTCTGTCAATGATTTTTCCGTCTTCAGTTCCCAATCCACATATAAATTTTGTTCCCCCAGCTTCAACTGCCGCAATAATTGCCATAATTTCACTTCCTTTTCTTTTTAAATTTTTATTTGTATTTTTTTATTTTAAAACACCTTTAAATTAAAGGACATTTCATTTTTATATATTTTTTAATATATTGTCATTATCCTTGTAAAATTCTATTATTTCATCTTGCGTTGCTGTAGCCGTTCCTATTTTTGCCACTACAATTCCAGATGCCATATTTGCAATTACCCCAGCCTCATACAAATCCGCTCCAGCACATATCGAAAGTAAAAATGTCGATATAAATGTATCTCCAGCCCCTGTAACATCATAAACTTCCCTTGCCACAGTCGGTATCCTCTTATGTTTTGTTCTAAACAGCGAAACTCCCTCTTCACTTCGAGTAAGCACAACGCTGTCCAGTTTTAAATCATCCTTTAACTGAGCCATTTTTTCAGCAATTTCTTCCTCGCTCGTAAATTTTTTCATTCCAAAATAATCCAAAATTTCTTTTCTATTTGGAGTCATTGAAGTTGCTCCAACATAATTTTTAAAATTCTGCGGTTTTGGATCAACCATTACTTTTTTATTATGTTTTTTTGCTACTTCTATAATTCTTTCTGATAAATGTTTTGTAAGCAACCCTTTATTGTAATCAGAAATCAATACTGCATCAATATTTTCAATATTTTTTTCAAAATTTTCCAAAAGTTGATTTTGAATATCTTCTGAAATATCAGTATCTTTTTCCCAATCCAATCTAAGTAACTGTTGGCCTTGTGACAAAACTCTGCTTTTAATAATTGTTGGACGTGTTTCATCCTTCACAATTCCAGCAGGATTCACATTTTTATCTTCAAGCTCCTTTATAAATTTTTCTCCATTTGCATCATTACCAATTACTCCGTAAACAAAAACTTTTGCTTCAAGCGAAGTCAAGTTATTTGCTACATTTGAAGCTCCTCCTAATACAAATCTTTCCTCTTCAATATTCACAATTGGAACAGGCGCTTCAGGAGAAATTCTGTTAACCTTCCCAATTAGATACTCATCTAGCATCATATCACCAATTACAGCTATTCTGACACTACTAAATTTTTTTATTATTTCTTCAAGCCTTTGAATTGAAATCATCTTTATCCTTTCCTTAAATTCAAATTCATTAATTTACTGTTTTAAATTATAATTTTAATTTTAGTATTTATTTAATATTATACTACATATTTTGGAAATTTTCAGTATAATTTGTAAAGTTTTTCATTTGAACTGAAAAAAGTTTAAAATGATTATTTTTTAATTAAGTTTTATCTTGAATTACTGCCTCAATTTCAATATAAATATCCCGCATTTCCCTATTAGTACGTCGATACTTAAACAGCGGACCAATTATAGGAATTTTTGATAGTACTGGGACTCTTCTTATGGTTTCCTTGCTCACATCCTGCTTTAATCCTCCAATAAAAGTTGAGCCGCCGTTATTCAACGTAATTGTTGTTTTTGTCTGATTCTTTTGTTTAGCTCCAGAAGATGCGTTATAGCTTGAAGTCAGCTTAAAGTTGCTTATTTCTGTATCAATTTTAAGCAGAATTTTCTTTATTCCATTAATTTTTCTAATTTCAGGATTTATCCTAAAGACTATACCTGCTTCAGAAAAAATTGGCTCTACATATTCTGTATCTTTCTTTGTAGTCTTTTTTTCTCCAACAAGCACTTCCTCCGTAACCTTTAATTCCCCTTCCTCATTTTCCATAATCATAAGTGTCGGCATTGCTTCTATCCGTATATCTCCATTTTCCTTCAACAAATTAAAATCTATTCCTAAAAATCGTCCTCCTTTTGAAAAAATTGACGCAATCGAAACTTCTCCATTTAAAAATTTTGCCACCAGATTATCTTTAGTCGCATTAGAATTATTACTATTTATGCTCCAGTCAATTCCAAGCCGCTCAAACAGATTTGAACTTGTATCAATTATAGTTCCCTTTATTATAATCTGCTCCTTTTCCTTATCCAGCGACTTTATAATCCTTTTCATCTCCTCAACTTTACTCTCATCTCCACTAAAAATTACTTTATTGTCAATTCCAATAACTTCAAATCCAAAAAATCCATTAAGTGCCTCGGTAATATCCTTTACATTTCTGTATTCCAAGTCAACTTCTCCAGTTTTCTTTTTAACTTCCTTTACAGTCTGCTGTACATTATTC
This is a stretch of genomic DNA from Leptotrichia hofstadii. It encodes these proteins:
- a CDS encoding type II secretion system F family protein → MINIAKNNKSGINEKELLSFTKSVYYLLNGKISLIDTLEIVAQNYSGDLKSKIIGTKQQIEKGVSLHRAFSKITANKEFMEMIKIGEETGNLEIVFKNLYEKYEFNQKIKKDVKNLSIYPVTVIITALIIVFILLKFVVPKFVVIYSDIGQELPEVTQIVINISKITDKYGIFLLIAIIFLFFGLKNWKGKNEKNFEKIFLEMKLIGQMYKNICILNFTRNMYSLTDANVPLIQSLKMCTNSKSYILNEELKKIILKIEKGESIQKSFKNTTFFDNEYVSFLAIGEKTGEMKISFFNLNEIYYEKVSEKIKWFLKMFEPLSIIFIGVIIGLIVFSVMLPIFKMGEML
- the rfaE1 gene encoding D-glycero-beta-D-manno-heptose-7-phosphate kinase — encoded protein: MISIQRLEEIIKKFSSVRIAVIGDMMLDEYLIGKVNRISPEAPVPIVNIEEERFVLGGASNVANNLTSLEAKVFVYGVIGNDANGEKFIKELEDKNVNPAGIVKDETRPTIIKSRVLSQGQQLLRLDWEKDTDISEDIQNQLLENFEKNIENIDAVLISDYNKGLLTKHLSERIIEVAKKHNKKVMVDPKPQNFKNYVGATSMTPNRKEILDYFGMKKFTSEEEIAEKMAQLKDDLKLDSVVLTRSEEGVSLFRTKHKRIPTVAREVYDVTGAGDTFISTFLLSICAGADLYEAGVIANMASGIVVAKIGTATATQDEIIEFYKDNDNILKNI
- a CDS encoding type II secretion system protein GspD; protein product: MKKKRSYRLLIVCFLAFLLALSNVFGAKAADYVNKSDVENAKKIFIYEVPKKVQAEKKENSDNKKKNSNKKDNKDNNPVTKKEENKSQGQNQNNVQQTVKEVKKKTGEVDLEYRNVKDITEALNGFFGFEVIGIDNKVIFSGDESKVEEMKRIIKSLDKEKEQIIIKGTIIDTSSNLFERLGIDWSINSNNSNATKDNLVAKFLNGEVSIASIFSKGGRFLGIDFNLLKENGDIRIEAMPTLMIMENEEGELKVTEEVLVGEKKTTKKDTEYVEPIFSEAGIVFRINPEIRKINGIKKILLKIDTEISNFKLTSSYNASSGAKQKNQTKTTITLNNGGSTFIGGLKQDVSKETIRRVPVLSKIPIIGPLFKYRRTNREMRDIYIEIEAVIQDKT
- a CDS encoding ROK family protein, which encodes MAIIAAVEAGGTKFICGLGTEDGKIIDRVSIPTTTPEETMAQVIEYFKDKEFDVMGVGSFGPIDPVKGSKTYGYITKTPKPYWSDYDLIGELKKHYDVPMEFDTDVNGAALAESWWGAGENLKNVMYITVGTGIGAGAVVDGKMLQGLTHPEMGHIFLKRHKDDKFEGRCPFHKDCMEGMAAGPAIEDRWGKKGFELADRDEVWDMEAYYLAQAVVNYTLILSPQKIIMGGGVMKQQQLFPLIRKYVLEFLNGYVQKEEILEKIEDYVVYPGLGDEAGFIGSIALGKIALENSKK
- a CDS encoding O-methyltransferase, which translates into the protein MIENFIESSKYAQNLFKIRNEIIQDIKNESLDENVPIITDEVLNYMIFTARNIKARNILEIGTATGYSGLFLAQIANENSGFLTTMEIDEIRYGKAVENFEKLGLFEKNKMIFGDALEEIPKLDKNVKYDFIFIDASKGQYLKFFEMSYELLNENGIIFIDNLMFRGLVATDKEEIPKRYKTIAKRLKEFIEKLNEEYNFVLLPFGDGVGIVKK
- a CDS encoding endonuclease/exonuclease/phosphatase family protein, with the protein product MKFLLYNIRYGTGKYLNQPFKHMRGYLGRSVRHVYRIGKFINKYKPDIVGLVEVDLGSFRMYSKNQATLLGRITRNNNVYQYKYEEDSNYMKFPMVRKQGNAILSKKPVLREEFHYLDIGMKKLIIEVETEDIVVFLVHLALGGKTRQKQIVQLYNFVKNCKKPVIVAGDFNVFWGEEEIEMFLQASNLQNINIRKDPTFPSWNPKRELDFILCSKEIKVKSYEVIQTQLSDHLPILVDFEIVK